The following proteins are encoded in a genomic region of Chelmon rostratus isolate fCheRos1 chromosome 3, fCheRos1.pri, whole genome shotgun sequence:
- the lsm6 gene encoding U6 snRNA-associated Sm-like protein LSm6 — translation MSLRKQTPSDFLKQIIGRPVVVKLNSGVDYRGVLACLDGYMNIAIEQTEEYVNGQLKNKYGDAFLRGNNVLYISTQKRKV, via the exons ATGAGTCTGAGAAAACAAACCCCCAGCGACTTTCTGAAGCAGATTATCGGGAGACCTGTGGTCGTCAAACTGAACTCCGGTGTGGATTACAGAG GTGTCCTGGCCTGCCTGGATGGTTACATGAACATTGCCATTGAGCAGACTGAAGAGTATGTCAATGGGCAGCTCAAGAACAAGTACGGAGATGCTTTTCTCAGAGGGAACAATG tTCTGTACATTAGCACCCAGAAGAGGAAAGTGTAG